In Dyella terrae, one DNA window encodes the following:
- a CDS encoding pseudouridine synthase — protein sequence MTTPPSRTSLLPGPWHRVIDALCAQFPRVTRDTWRDRMERGRVLDEGDCPLPVDAPFRVGMVVQYFREVPDEVAIPFTEQVLHVDEHLVIADKPHFLPVTPAGAFVRETLLARLIERLGNPDLVPLHRIDRATAGLVMFSSRPDSRSAYQALFRERRIDKVYEAWAPALPGATFPLVRRSRVIRGEPFFLMREAEGAPNSETRIEAVERGSRWWRYELHPVTGRKHQLRVHMAALGAPLMNDTFYPELTDAGGGWNDRPLQLLAKRLRFVDPLSGEPREFVSGLDLSGPPEEPLSSRCAPP from the coding sequence ATGACGACGCCTCCCAGCCGCACGAGCCTGCTTCCCGGTCCATGGCACCGGGTCATCGATGCGCTCTGCGCCCAGTTCCCAAGAGTCACCCGCGATACCTGGCGTGATCGCATGGAACGCGGTCGTGTCCTCGATGAAGGCGATTGCCCGCTTCCGGTGGATGCACCGTTTCGCGTGGGCATGGTGGTGCAGTACTTCCGCGAGGTGCCCGATGAGGTCGCTATTCCTTTCACGGAGCAAGTGCTGCATGTCGATGAGCACCTGGTTATCGCCGACAAGCCGCATTTCCTGCCGGTGACGCCTGCCGGCGCCTTCGTGCGGGAGACGCTGCTGGCGCGCTTGATCGAGCGACTGGGCAATCCGGACCTGGTGCCACTGCATCGGATCGATCGCGCCACGGCTGGCCTGGTGATGTTCTCTTCCCGCCCGGATTCGCGATCGGCCTATCAGGCGCTCTTCCGGGAGCGGCGCATCGACAAGGTTTATGAGGCGTGGGCGCCAGCCTTGCCCGGGGCGACGTTTCCGCTGGTGCGCCGGTCCCGTGTGATCCGGGGCGAGCCGTTCTTCCTGATGCGTGAGGCGGAAGGTGCCCCCAACAGCGAAACGCGCATCGAGGCCGTTGAACGCGGCTCACGCTGGTGGCGATACGAACTGCATCCGGTGACGGGTCGCAAGCATCAATTGCGCGTGCATATGGCAGCACTGGGCGCGCCCCTGATGAACGATACGTTCTATCCGGAGCTCACCGACGCCGGCGGTGGCTGGAACGATCGCCCGCTGCAGTTGTTGGCAAAACGGTTGCGTTTTGTCGATCCGCTCTCGGGTGAGCCGCGTGAGTTCGTTAGTGGACTGGATCTCTCGGGCCCGCCAGAGGAACCCCTGTCATCGCGATGCGCCCCGCCGTGA
- a CDS encoding OsmC family protein, translating into MKRSASAAWSGNLKDGKGSVSTETGVLKDAPYGFRARFEDGPGTNPEELLGAAHAGCYTMALAAGLGQAGFTAEHIDTRATVTLEKEGDGFTITTVDLVCRAKVPTIDAAAFDQIAQATKAGCPVSKVLKAHITLDAALA; encoded by the coding sequence ATGAAACGTTCCGCATCGGCCGCCTGGAGCGGCAACCTGAAGGACGGCAAGGGCAGCGTTTCGACCGAGACGGGCGTACTCAAGGATGCGCCATACGGCTTCAGGGCGCGCTTCGAAGATGGTCCCGGCACCAATCCCGAGGAGCTGCTGGGTGCGGCCCATGCGGGCTGTTACACCATGGCGCTGGCGGCGGGCCTGGGCCAGGCAGGCTTTACCGCCGAACACATCGATACGCGAGCCACGGTCACCCTCGAAAAGGAAGGCGACGGATTCACGATCACCACCGTTGATCTGGTATGCCGCGCCAAGGTGCCCACCATCGATGCTGCTGCCTTCGATCAGATCGCCCAGGCAACCAAGGCCGGTTGCCCGGTGTCCAAAGTGCTCAAGGCACACATCACGCTCGACGCCGCGCTGGCTTAG
- a CDS encoding class I SAM-dependent methyltransferase, with product MSASQFSSAETVLEALFYPIASGALPLPDDRRVLFLRARDGFRLREMAQAGWVCEQSFRPFADQLARSGFQVGDPARQERFSMTLVLPPRQRNEARAVLARAVEHARDAGVVLVCVPNAEGAKSAQSDLEQLAGPVASVSKHKCRIFWARPVTERIDAAMLRAWSDDDEVRRNAAGYWSRPGLFAWDRVDLASALLAGSLPGDLRGRFADIGAGYGYLSTQVLAQCAGVESIDLYEAEARAIEPARRNMADTVQAMGRTVPSEVFWHDVTVGLKGRYDVIVSNPPFHQGREDLPSLGRAFIHAAAQALVPEGRFWMVANRHLPYEATLAERFNDVRTVVTQEGFKVMEARGARA from the coding sequence GTGTCCGCATCCCAGTTCTCCTCCGCCGAAACGGTGCTCGAAGCGCTGTTTTATCCCATCGCCTCGGGTGCCCTGCCGCTGCCCGACGATCGTCGCGTGCTGTTCCTTCGCGCCCGCGATGGTTTTCGCCTGCGTGAAATGGCCCAGGCGGGCTGGGTCTGCGAACAAAGCTTCAGGCCCTTTGCCGATCAGCTGGCGCGCAGCGGATTCCAGGTCGGGGATCCGGCCCGGCAAGAGCGGTTTTCAATGACGCTGGTTCTGCCGCCTCGCCAGCGCAATGAAGCGCGCGCCGTGCTCGCCCGTGCGGTCGAGCATGCCCGCGATGCTGGCGTGGTGTTGGTGTGCGTCCCCAATGCGGAGGGCGCGAAGTCGGCGCAATCGGATCTGGAGCAACTGGCGGGTCCGGTGGCATCGGTGTCCAAACACAAATGCCGCATCTTCTGGGCCCGGCCCGTGACGGAGCGCATCGATGCAGCGATGTTGCGGGCGTGGTCGGATGACGACGAAGTCCGGCGCAATGCAGCGGGATACTGGAGTCGCCCGGGCCTCTTCGCGTGGGATCGCGTCGATCTGGCCTCCGCTTTGCTGGCGGGGAGCCTGCCTGGCGACCTGCGCGGAAGGTTTGCCGATATCGGCGCCGGTTACGGTTACTTGTCGACGCAGGTCCTCGCGCAGTGTGCGGGCGTGGAATCGATCGATCTGTACGAAGCCGAGGCCAGAGCCATCGAGCCGGCGCGGCGCAATATGGCCGACACCGTCCAGGCCATGGGCCGCACGGTGCCCAGTGAGGTTTTCTGGCATGACGTCACCGTGGGTCTGAAGGGGCGTTACGACGTCATCGTCAGCAACCCGCCGTTTCATCAGGGAAGGGAGGACCTTCCCTCACTCGGGCGCGCCTTCATTCATGCGGCCGCGCAGGCGCTGGTGCCGGAAGGCCGGTTCTGGATGGTGGCAAACCGGCATCTTCCCTACGAGGCGACGCTGGCCGAACGATTTAACGACGTGCGCACGGTAGTGACGCAAGAAGGATTCAAAGTGATGGAAGCTCGAGGTGCACGCGCGTGA
- a CDS encoding pseudouridine synthase — MKLVKLIANLGYGSRKDVSLMFREGRITDPQGEVLYADDKVTADQIRVDGEPLDPPAGLVLMMNKPLGATCSRKDQGRVVYDLLPPRYRMRDPALSTVGRLDRETSGLLLFTDDGALLHRIISPKAQVTKVYEATLAQDLRGDEGEIFGSGTLMLESETEPLAPAGLTVLGPKLAQLALTEGRYHQARRMFAAVGNHVEALTRVSVGGLTLGDLAPGDWRALSPEEVSSLFRGS, encoded by the coding sequence GTGAAGCTGGTGAAACTCATTGCCAACCTGGGCTACGGAAGTCGCAAGGACGTCAGCCTGATGTTCCGCGAGGGGCGAATCACCGACCCCCAGGGCGAGGTGCTGTACGCCGACGACAAGGTGACGGCCGACCAGATTCGTGTCGACGGTGAACCGCTCGATCCCCCGGCCGGTCTGGTGCTGATGATGAACAAGCCGTTGGGCGCGACCTGTTCGCGCAAGGACCAGGGGCGCGTGGTGTACGACCTGTTGCCGCCGCGATACCGCATGCGCGATCCGGCACTCTCGACCGTGGGCCGACTGGACCGGGAAACCTCAGGCTTGCTGCTGTTCACAGACGATGGCGCGCTGCTGCACCGGATCATTTCGCCCAAGGCGCAGGTCACCAAGGTTTACGAGGCAACCCTTGCGCAGGACCTGCGTGGCGATGAAGGCGAGATCTTCGGCAGCGGCACGCTGATGCTGGAGTCGGAGACCGAACCGCTGGCGCCGGCGGGACTGACCGTGTTGGGCCCGAAGCTGGCGCAGCTCGCCTTGACGGAAGGGCGCTACCACCAGGCGCGTCGGATGTTCGCTGCCGTGGGCAACCACGTCGAAGCGCTTACGCGCGTGTCGGTGGGCGGATTGACCCTGGGAGATCTGGCTCCGGGTGACTGGCGCGCGCTGTCGCCGGAAGAGGTGTCGAGCCTCTTCCGTGGTAGTTGA
- a CDS encoding 3'-5' exonuclease — protein MATLIPTRNSCLNRMTSGEKRFSERLEQKLEDDYLLWYDVAIGPRQRRPDFIVFHPRRGLLVLEVKDWKADSIQAADATQFTLLTARSSVKEHNPLMQAREGATEVYKVLQHDPALRYPPGHHYEGKLLMPWGYGVVLSNISRKNFEAGGLDAVMPAHLVICQDEMFESSEAEQFQERLWAMFPQVFPTALTLPQIDRVRWHLFPEIRVEPGSGQFGLFDQSTSGSVAKVEIPDLIKVMDAQQEQLARSLGDEHRIIHGVAGSGKTMILGFRAMQLARALSKPILILCYNKTLAARLDQLMGERGLSDKVQVYNFHKWCRRMLDAYHVPLPPDGNDFFDALPPAVIEGVDKGQIPRFQYGAVLIDEGHDFEPDWYKLIVQMIDPNTNSLLVLYDDAQNIYGKQGRKQISWKSLGVQAQGRTTILKLNYRNTLEILSVARGFANELLLGRDEDDDGVPLISPESAGRRGALPELIRVEHTNDQLPAIIERLREEHTLGRPWSDMAVIFRNQWEGEKLHEALNREDIPNHLAEGRGKHTLFADENRVKLVTMHSSKGLEFPLVIIPGLGSLPMPGKDEGEEARLLYVAMTRATERLVLIHHADSIFSARIRHSINEVQGQLGRWE, from the coding sequence ATGGCAACACTCATCCCGACCCGCAACAGCTGCCTCAACCGCATGACCAGCGGCGAGAAGCGCTTTTCGGAACGCCTGGAGCAGAAGCTCGAGGACGACTACCTCCTTTGGTACGACGTCGCCATTGGGCCGCGCCAGCGACGCCCTGACTTCATCGTGTTCCATCCGCGCCGCGGACTGCTGGTGCTGGAAGTAAAGGACTGGAAGGCCGACAGCATCCAGGCGGCCGACGCCACCCAGTTCACCCTCCTGACCGCTCGCAGCTCGGTCAAGGAACACAACCCGCTGATGCAGGCGCGTGAAGGCGCCACCGAGGTTTACAAGGTCCTTCAGCACGATCCGGCGCTGCGCTATCCGCCGGGCCATCACTACGAAGGCAAGCTGCTGATGCCCTGGGGCTATGGCGTCGTGCTGTCCAACATCAGCCGCAAGAACTTCGAGGCGGGCGGCCTGGACGCCGTCATGCCGGCGCACCTGGTGATCTGCCAGGACGAGATGTTCGAGTCCAGCGAGGCTGAGCAATTCCAGGAGCGACTGTGGGCGATGTTTCCGCAGGTCTTCCCCACCGCGTTGACCCTGCCGCAGATCGATCGCGTGCGTTGGCACCTCTTCCCGGAAATTCGCGTCGAGCCCGGCAGCGGCCAGTTTGGCCTGTTCGACCAGTCAACGTCCGGTAGCGTGGCCAAGGTCGAGATTCCCGACCTGATCAAGGTGATGGACGCGCAGCAGGAACAACTGGCCCGTTCGCTCGGCGACGAGCACCGCATCATTCACGGCGTGGCCGGCTCAGGCAAGACGATGATTCTGGGTTTTCGCGCGATGCAACTGGCGCGCGCGCTCAGCAAGCCGATCCTGATCCTTTGCTATAACAAGACGCTCGCCGCCCGCCTCGACCAGCTGATGGGCGAACGCGGCCTCAGCGACAAGGTGCAGGTCTACAACTTCCACAAGTGGTGTCGTCGCATGCTCGACGCCTACCACGTGCCGCTGCCGCCCGACGGCAACGATTTCTTCGATGCACTTCCACCGGCCGTCATCGAAGGCGTGGACAAAGGCCAGATTCCACGCTTCCAGTACGGCGCCGTGCTGATCGACGAAGGGCACGACTTCGAGCCGGACTGGTACAAGCTGATCGTCCAGATGATCGATCCCAACACCAACTCGCTGCTGGTGCTGTACGACGACGCGCAGAACATCTACGGCAAGCAGGGTCGCAAGCAGATCAGCTGGAAGAGCCTCGGCGTGCAGGCGCAGGGCCGCACCACGATCCTCAAGCTCAACTATCGCAATACGCTGGAAATCCTCTCGGTGGCGCGCGGCTTCGCCAACGAACTGCTGCTCGGTCGTGACGAGGACGACGATGGCGTGCCGCTGATCTCGCCGGAAAGCGCGGGACGCCGCGGCGCACTGCCCGAACTGATCCGCGTCGAACACACCAACGACCAGTTGCCTGCGATCATCGAGCGACTGCGCGAAGAGCACACACTCGGCCGCCCGTGGTCGGACATGGCGGTGATCTTCCGCAATCAGTGGGAAGGCGAAAAACTGCACGAAGCGCTGAATCGAGAAGACATTCCCAATCATCTGGCCGAAGGCCGCGGCAAGCACACGCTGTTTGCCGACGAGAATCGCGTCAAGCTGGTGACCATGCATTCGAGCAAGGGCCTCGAGTTCCCGCTGGTCATCATTCCCGGCCTGGGCTCGCTGCCCATGCCCGGCAAGGACGAAGGCGAGGAAGCGCGCCTGCTCTACGTCGCCATGACGCGCGCCACCGAACGGCTGGTGTTGATTCATCACGCCGACTCGATCTTCAGTGCACGCATCCGTCACTCGATCAACGAGGTTCAGGGGCAGTTGGGTCGCTGGGAGTAA
- a CDS encoding GNAT family N-acetyltransferase, whose translation MSDAYNIRHEAGHHRFVTVVDGQTCELEYHLDRDVMSITHTGVPDAVGGRGIAAQLVRAALDHARASHWKVIPACSYAQAWMKKHPEYDDLRLA comes from the coding sequence ATGTCCGATGCCTACAACATCCGCCACGAGGCAGGTCACCACCGATTCGTCACCGTCGTCGATGGCCAGACCTGTGAGCTCGAATACCATCTCGATCGCGATGTCATGTCCATCACCCATACCGGGGTGCCGGATGCCGTCGGTGGTCGTGGCATTGCCGCGCAGTTGGTCAGGGCCGCGCTCGACCACGCCCGGGCCTCGCACTGGAAAGTCATCCCCGCATGCTCCTACGCGCAGGCCTGGATGAAGAAACATCCCGAGTACGACGACCTTCGCCTGGCGTGA
- a CDS encoding SH3 domain-containing protein → MKRFAQYLAGLAFVASTGAFAADGYVVGNVNLRAGPDLDYPRILTVPAGTVVSIQGCLDGWGWCDVITMGARGWVAGSYVQYLYQSQPVIVQDYGPRIGIPIITFTIGAYWGNYYRDRPFYRERDYWYHRPIVSRPPPRPPRPPAYRPPPRPQPPVNRPPGHGNYPNPGARPPNQNHRPPSQGQRPPSSGHRPSPGNRPPDTSQGGRPPGSHAPGQGQRPPQSQRPPQSQRPPSGHQGQRPPGQGGRPPQNSQGGP, encoded by the coding sequence ATGAAACGCTTTGCGCAATACCTGGCGGGCCTGGCATTCGTTGCGTCGACCGGCGCATTCGCGGCCGACGGCTATGTCGTCGGCAATGTGAATCTGCGCGCCGGACCCGATCTCGACTATCCCCGGATACTCACCGTGCCAGCCGGCACCGTCGTTTCCATTCAGGGCTGCCTGGACGGCTGGGGTTGGTGTGACGTCATCACCATGGGCGCGCGCGGCTGGGTCGCCGGCAGCTACGTCCAGTACCTGTATCAGAGCCAGCCGGTGATCGTGCAGGACTACGGCCCCCGCATCGGCATTCCGATCATCACCTTCACGATCGGTGCCTATTGGGGCAACTACTACCGCGACCGCCCGTTTTATCGCGAGCGCGATTACTGGTACCACCGTCCGATCGTGTCACGTCCGCCACCGCGTCCGCCGCGGCCACCGGCGTATCGCCCGCCGCCGCGCCCACAGCCGCCCGTGAACCGACCACCCGGCCACGGCAATTACCCGAACCCCGGTGCGCGCCCGCCCAACCAAAACCATCGACCGCCTTCACAAGGACAGCGTCCACCCTCGTCCGGCCACCGCCCCAGCCCCGGGAATCGACCGCCAGACACCAGTCAGGGCGGCCGCCCCCCGGGCAGCCACGCGCCCGGCCAGGGTCAACGACCGCCTCAGAGCCAACGACCGCCCCAAAGCCAGCGGCCACCCAGTGGACACCAGGGTCAACGACCGCCGGGACAAGGCGGACGGCCTCCACAGAACAGTCAAGGCGGCCCGTAA
- a CDS encoding VOC family protein, whose amino-acid sequence MSQSPSYTVHEAFPYLRVRDAARALSYYQRAFGARLRFQLIEPGTGRIGHAELELGPAVIMVSDEYPECDIVGPQSIGGTSVSIHLHVDDADAMLARAVEAGGTLVRPAADAFYGERGGTVRDPFGHEWLIGHSIEQVSPEEMQRRYDALMAGS is encoded by the coding sequence ATGAGCCAGTCGCCCAGTTACACCGTCCATGAGGCTTTTCCTTACCTGCGCGTCCGCGATGCCGCCAGGGCCCTGTCGTACTACCAGCGTGCCTTCGGCGCCCGTCTGCGCTTCCAGTTGATTGAGCCCGGCACCGGGCGTATCGGCCATGCAGAACTGGAACTGGGTCCGGCGGTGATCATGGTGTCGGATGAGTATCCCGAGTGCGACATCGTGGGACCGCAGAGCATCGGTGGCACCAGCGTGTCGATTCACCTGCACGTGGACGATGCCGATGCCATGCTGGCGCGCGCCGTCGAAGCCGGCGGGACCCTGGTGCGTCCGGCGGCGGATGCCTTCTATGGTGAGCGTGGCGGCACCGTGCGCGATCCGTTCGGCCACGAGTGGCTGATTGGCCACAGCATCGAGCAGGTCAGCCCCGAGGAAATGCAGCGTCGCTACGATGCGCTCATGGCCGGGAGCTGA
- a CDS encoding oxygenase MpaB family protein has translation MTSAFQRLTRPAREPIRRWVLSAFPRHGGGSLDYEHPAGDAGLFGPQSATWRIHSDFPGMLAGGLAALMLQTLHPLALAGVWDHSNFREDLVGRLRRTTAFVGGTTYAPTEQAHGLIERVKTIHAQVVGHAADGRPYAADDPHLLTWVHVTEAHSFLQGYRRYSHIAMPPGAGDRYYDEVRRVAEALGARDVPASEREVAQYFENVRNELAFSERSRIVLDVLSRVRLPVPAAGFSRDAFLHAGAALLPDWATHMLGHSPVRQWRARVASRALWSLSPVFRAALDDGIVAKSCVRVGYDPERLHRW, from the coding sequence ATGACTTCTGCTTTCCAACGACTCACCCGCCCTGCCCGCGAACCCATTCGCCGTTGGGTTTTAAGCGCCTTTCCGCGCCATGGCGGCGGCTCGCTGGACTACGAACACCCCGCCGGCGACGCGGGCTTGTTCGGTCCGCAGAGTGCCACGTGGCGCATTCATTCGGACTTCCCTGGCATGCTTGCCGGTGGGCTGGCCGCTCTTATGCTGCAGACCTTGCACCCGCTGGCCCTGGCCGGCGTGTGGGACCACTCCAACTTTCGCGAAGACCTGGTCGGCCGCCTGCGCCGCACCACAGCCTTTGTCGGCGGCACGACGTATGCACCCACCGAACAGGCGCACGGGCTGATCGAGCGCGTGAAGACCATCCATGCGCAGGTCGTCGGCCATGCCGCGGATGGACGTCCATATGCCGCAGACGATCCGCATCTGCTGACCTGGGTGCATGTCACCGAGGCGCACAGTTTCCTGCAGGGGTACCGGCGATACAGCCATATCGCGATGCCTCCGGGCGCAGGCGATCGCTACTACGACGAAGTGCGTCGTGTCGCCGAAGCCCTGGGTGCGCGTGACGTGCCAGCATCCGAGCGAGAGGTCGCGCAATACTTCGAGAACGTGCGCAACGAACTGGCGTTCAGCGAACGCTCGCGCATCGTGCTGGATGTACTTTCGCGCGTGCGGCTGCCCGTGCCTGCCGCCGGCTTTTCGCGCGACGCCTTCCTTCATGCCGGTGCCGCCCTGCTGCCCGACTGGGCCACACACATGCTTGGGCATTCGCCGGTGCGACAGTGGCGGGCACGCGTGGCATCGCGGGCCTTGTGGTCACTGTCGCCGGTTTTTCGCGCGGCGCTCGATGACGGGATCGTCGCCAAGTCCTGTGTGCGCGTCGGCTACGACCCGGAGCGGCTTCATCGCTGGTAA
- a CDS encoding 3-deoxy-7-phosphoheptulonate synthase, with protein sequence MNLPATDDLRIRAITTLHTPGQVMHAQPASERALRTVRESREHVHNILEGRDDRLIVVIGPCSIHDTRAAMEYAARLAAQRGRFAGTLEIIMRVYFEKPRTTVGWKGLINDPDLDGSFQINKGLHLARGLLCDINDLGVPAGTEFLDMITPQYIADLVAWGAIGARTTESQVHRELASGLSCPVGFKNGTDGNVKIAVDAVQAASQPHHFMAVTKEGLTAVASTSGNEDCHVILRGGKLPNYNAASVEVACETIARAGVTPRLMIDASHANSAKQPENQPRVVDDVACQLEEGERRIMGVMVESHLVGGRQELVEGQPLRYGQSITDGCIDWEATVAVLERLDDAVRRRRAGSGAMFRKVVGGC encoded by the coding sequence ATGAACCTCCCCGCCACCGACGATCTTCGCATTCGCGCCATCACCACCCTGCATACGCCGGGCCAGGTGATGCACGCCCAGCCCGCCAGTGAGCGCGCGCTGCGCACCGTGCGTGAATCGCGCGAGCACGTGCACAACATTCTCGAAGGGCGCGACGATCGACTGATCGTCGTCATCGGCCCCTGTTCGATCCATGACACCCGTGCAGCCATGGAATACGCCGCGCGCCTGGCGGCGCAGCGCGGGCGCTTTGCGGGGACCCTGGAAATCATCATGCGCGTGTATTTTGAGAAGCCGCGCACGACGGTGGGCTGGAAAGGCCTCATCAACGACCCCGATCTTGATGGCAGCTTCCAGATCAACAAGGGCCTGCACCTGGCGCGCGGCTTGCTGTGCGACATCAACGATCTGGGCGTGCCGGCGGGCACCGAGTTCCTGGACATGATTACGCCGCAATACATCGCCGACCTGGTGGCGTGGGGCGCGATCGGCGCGCGCACGACCGAAAGCCAGGTGCATCGCGAACTGGCATCCGGGCTGTCCTGTCCGGTGGGTTTCAAGAATGGCACCGACGGCAACGTGAAAATTGCCGTCGATGCGGTGCAGGCAGCATCGCAACCGCATCATTTCATGGCCGTGACGAAAGAAGGTTTGACGGCCGTGGCCAGCACCAGCGGCAACGAGGACTGCCACGTGATTCTGCGCGGCGGCAAGTTGCCGAACTACAACGCCGCGAGCGTGGAGGTGGCCTGTGAAACCATCGCGCGCGCTGGCGTCACGCCGCGCCTGATGATAGATGCCAGCCATGCAAACAGCGCCAAGCAGCCGGAAAACCAGCCGCGCGTCGTCGACGATGTCGCCTGCCAGCTGGAAGAAGGTGAGCGACGCATCATGGGCGTGATGGTCGAAAGCCACCTCGTCGGTGGCCGCCAGGAACTGGTCGAGGGCCAGCCGCTGCGTTATGGCCAGAGCATCACCGATGGTTGCATCGACTGGGAGGCAACCGTCGCCGTGCTGGAACGCCTGGACGACGCGGTGCGCCGTCGCCGCGCGGGCTCGGGCGCCATGTTCCGCAAAGTGGTCGGTGGCTGCTAA
- the trxC gene encoding thioredoxin TrxC: protein MSDLMNIPCPHCSALNRVPAERLGQKPVCGRCKQALFDGKPLTLTESNFDAVAMRGDLPLLIDFWAPWCGPCRQFAPVFEQAARSLEPQLRFAKLDTEAQPAIANRFGIRSIPTLIFLKGGREVLRQPGALSPPQLKQFIDHAMGLG, encoded by the coding sequence ATGTCCGACCTGATGAATATCCCCTGCCCCCATTGCAGCGCACTCAATCGCGTGCCGGCAGAACGACTGGGACAGAAGCCCGTGTGCGGTCGGTGCAAGCAGGCGTTGTTCGATGGCAAGCCTCTCACGCTCACCGAGTCGAACTTCGATGCCGTCGCGATGCGGGGTGACCTCCCGCTCCTGATCGACTTCTGGGCACCTTGGTGCGGGCCTTGCCGTCAGTTCGCTCCGGTGTTCGAACAGGCGGCGCGATCACTCGAACCCCAGCTCCGCTTTGCCAAGCTCGATACCGAGGCGCAGCCGGCCATTGCCAACCGGTTCGGCATTCGCAGCATCCCCACGCTGATTTTCCTGAAGGGTGGCCGCGAGGTCCTGCGTCAACCCGGCGCGCTCAGTCCGCCGCAGCTCAAGCAGTTCATCGACCACGCCATGGGGCTTGGCTAG
- a CDS encoding protein adenylyltransferase SelO, with product MPSLHFDNRFLRELPGDTQAGGPPRQVAEAWSFVTPTPVSAPHVVAHSADMAARLGLTQADVASKRFAQVFSGNALAPGMQAWATNYGGHQFGVWAGQLGDGRAISLGELITDHGERWELQLKGAGKTPYSRGADGRAVLRSSIREFLCSEAMHHLGVPTTRALSVVSTGDLVVRDMLYDGHPREEPGAIVCRCSPSFTRFGHFELPGSRGDTTLLKQWVDFTIARDFPELQGEGESLYAEWFGQVCERTARMVAHWMRVGFVHGVMNTDNMSILGLTIDYGPYGWIDNFDLDWTPNTTDATHRRYRFGHQPSVAWWNLGRLAGALSSLFTDVEPLRRGLDRYTAVYTAEDRRNTAAKLGLAECLDDDVVLMGDLRVLMQEGEVDMTLFFRALSSVDPYVPSLEPFRHAFYDEGKYWQVEAGFLAWLARYTARLVDDPLSPAERIATLHAANPRYVLRNYLVQEVIDRAEQGDVSGVSELLDVMRRPYEDQPGRERFAQKRPDWARTKVGCSMLSCSS from the coding sequence ATGCCCTCGTTGCACTTCGATAACCGCTTCCTCCGCGAGCTGCCGGGCGATACGCAGGCCGGCGGGCCGCCCCGGCAAGTGGCCGAGGCCTGGTCCTTCGTCACGCCGACGCCCGTGTCGGCGCCGCACGTGGTCGCGCACTCCGCGGACATGGCGGCCCGGCTGGGTTTGACCCAGGCGGATGTCGCGAGCAAGCGCTTCGCGCAGGTCTTCAGTGGCAATGCCTTGGCTCCCGGCATGCAAGCATGGGCGACCAACTATGGCGGTCATCAGTTTGGCGTGTGGGCGGGGCAGCTTGGCGACGGGCGTGCCATATCCCTCGGCGAGCTGATCACTGACCACGGGGAGCGATGGGAGCTCCAGCTCAAGGGCGCCGGTAAAACACCTTATTCACGTGGCGCCGACGGAAGGGCGGTGCTCAGGTCTTCGATCCGTGAATTCCTTTGCAGCGAGGCCATGCATCACCTGGGCGTGCCGACCACGCGCGCGCTGAGCGTGGTGTCGACCGGCGACCTGGTCGTGCGCGACATGCTTTACGACGGCCACCCGCGCGAAGAGCCCGGCGCCATCGTCTGTCGTTGCTCGCCATCGTTCACTCGCTTTGGGCATTTCGAATTGCCGGGGTCGCGTGGCGATACGACGCTGCTGAAACAATGGGTGGACTTCACCATCGCTCGCGACTTTCCCGAGTTGCAGGGCGAGGGCGAGTCGCTCTATGCCGAATGGTTTGGCCAGGTATGCGAGCGTACGGCGCGAATGGTGGCGCACTGGATGCGCGTCGGCTTTGTTCATGGCGTGATGAATACCGACAACATGTCGATTCTGGGCCTGACCATCGACTATGGCCCGTACGGCTGGATCGATAACTTCGACCTGGACTGGACGCCCAATACCACCGACGCGACGCATCGCCGGTACCGCTTCGGGCATCAGCCCAGCGTGGCGTGGTGGAACCTCGGGCGACTGGCCGGGGCCTTGTCGTCACTATTCACTGACGTCGAACCCTTGCGTCGGGGGCTGGATCGGTACACGGCCGTCTATACCGCCGAGGATCGTCGCAACACAGCCGCCAAGCTCGGGCTGGCCGAATGCCTCGACGACGATGTGGTGCTGATGGGCGATCTGCGGGTGCTGATGCAGGAGGGCGAAGTCGACATGACCCTGTTCTTCCGCGCCCTGTCGTCGGTGGATCCGTATGTGCCGTCACTGGAACCCTTCCGCCATGCCTTCTACGACGAAGGCAAATACTGGCAGGTTGAAGCAGGCTTCCTCGCCTGGCTCGCACGCTACACCGCTCGCCTGGTGGACGATCCGCTGAGTCCTGCCGAGCGCATCGCGACCCTTCATGCAGCCAATCCGCGCTATGTGCTGCGCAACTATCTGGTGCAGGAAGTCATCGACCGTGCGGAGCAGGGCGACGTTTCGGGCGTCAGTGAGTTGCTGGACGTGATGCGCCGTCCTTACGAGGACCAGCCCGGGCGCGAGCGCTTTGCGCAGAAGCGTCCGGACTGGGCGCGCACGAAAGTGGGCTGCTCCATGCTTTCGTGCAGTTCCTAG